In the genome of Campylobacter helveticus, the window ATATTAATAAAGCGGGACTTTTAAGCTCTAATTTTTTTGTGGGCGATATTATCCGCTCGAAATTTGACCCAAGAGATTTGAAAAATTACGATTTGCAAATGGGTATGGATAAAAGAGTATGAGTAAGATTAAAAAATCCATCAAAAAAGCCGTAGCACTAGGATACCAAAGAGAAAGGAAAGATTCGGCACCTAAAGTTTTGGCAAGTGGTAAAGGCGAAAATGCTTCTAAAATCATTTCTTTAGCCAAAGAACACGGAGTGCCGATTAAAGAAGATGAGGATTTGATAGAAATTTTAAGTAAGCTTGACCTTGGCGATGAGATACCGCCTAATATGTATAAGGCTGTTGCGGAGGTTTTTGCTTTTATCTATCAAATGGCAAATAAAAGTTTGCCAAAAAATTAAATTTAGCAAAGATATTTTTTGTAGAAAATATGCCAGTAAATTCCTGCAAGGATAAAGGTGATACCAAGCAAAGCCGTTATCATCATCAAGCTAACTCCAGCTTCAAACAAAAAGCCCATAAACTGCGAGATAAAAGCTGAAAAGGCTAAAAACACCATATCCGTATAGGCTAAAACGCGTCCATAGAATTTTTTATCGCAGCTT includes:
- a CDS encoding FlhB-like flagellar biosynthesis protein — protein: MSKIKKSIKKAVALGYQRERKDSAPKVLASGKGENASKIISLAKEHGVPIKEDEDLIEILSKLDLGDEIPPNMYKAVAEVFAFIYQMANKSLPKN